The DNA sequence AGCTATTAAACAAATAGAAGAGGGAGCAACTGATCTATTAAACAAAGTAGGTGGAATAATTAGTTTAGGTGGCGATCATACAATTGCAGTACCATTGTTAAGAGCAATTAATAAAAAAAATAAAGGACCAGTTTCTTTAGTTCATTTTGATGCTCATTTAGATACTTGGGATACTTATTTCGGTGCTCCATATACACATGGAACTCCTTTTAGAAGAGCAAGAGAAGAAGGTCTATTTTTAGATGATGCCTCAATGCATGTGGGAATAAGAGGACCTCTTTACAGTAGAGATGATATAAAAAATGATGAAAGTTTTGGTTTTAAAATAATTCACTGTGATGAATTTCAAACTGAAGGAACAGATAAAATTGCAGAAAGGATTAGAAAAAGAGTAGGAGATAATCCACTTTATCTATCTATAGATATTGATGTGTTAGATCCAGCTTTTGCACCTGGTACAGGAACACCAGAGATAGCGGGAATGACCACACGAGAAATGGTAAATGTTTTAAGGGGGTTGTCTGGATTAAATTTAGTTTCAGCTGATGTAGTAGAGGTTTCACCAGCATATGATCATGCTGAAGTTACATCTCTTGCAGCTGCAACAATAGTTTACGAATTAACAAATTTATTTGCAAAATCATAAGGAAAGGATAATTTTAAATCATGTTAGATAAAAAGAATTTTTATATTAATGGTGCTTGGGTTAAACCAAACAGTACTGAAGAAATTAAAGTAATCGATCCAGCTACAGAAGATAACTGTGCTGTAATTACTTTGGGAAATAAAGCAGATGTTGATTTAGCAGTTGCTGCAGCAAAAGATGCTTACGAATCTTGGGCCTTTTCCTCTAAAGAAGAAAGAATTGCATTATTAGAAAAACTTTATGAAAATTATAAAAAAAGATGGGCAGATATTGCAGAAGCCATAACTCTTGAAATGGGTGCACCAAAAGATTTTGCTACAAAATTACAAGCAGGAACAGGAGCAAGTCATATTAAATCATTTATCAGATATTTGAAAAATTTCGAATTTGAAAAACCATTGGGAGAACACGCTCCTAACCAAAGATTAATTTATGAACCTAAAGGTGTTTGTGCATTAATAACACCTTGGAATTGGCCAATGAACCAAGTTTGTTTAAAAGTAATGCCAGCAATTGCTGCAGGTTGCACAATGGTATTAAAGCCATCAGAATTAGCGCCACTTTCATCAATGATACTTGCTGAAATTATTGATGAAGTAAAATTTCCAAAAGGTGTGTTTAATTTAGTTAATGGAGATGGAGCAACAACAGGTGATGCTCTCACAAGCCATCCAGATATTAATATGATTTCTTTTACAGGCTCAACAAGAGCTGGAGCTTTGATTTCTCAAAATGCTGCTAAAGATTTTAAAAGAGTAAGCTTAGAATTAGGTGGTAAAGGCGCAAATATAATTTTTAAAGATGCTGATCCAGAAGCAATTGAAAGAGGTGCTTTAAGATGTTTTAGAAATTCTGGACAATCTTGTAATGCCCCAACAAGAATGTTGGTTGAAAAATCAATGTATGATGAAGCTATAGAGAGATTAAAAAAATATACTGAAAATTTTGAAGTGGGTGATCCTAAAAAAGAAGGAGAGCACATAGGTCCAGTTATTTCAGAAACTCAATACAATAAAATTCAAACTTTAATTCAAAAAGGTATTGATGAAGGAGCAAAATTAGTTGCTGGAGGAACAGGCAAACCTGATGGATTAGACAAAGGTTACTTTGTTAAACCAACTGTATTTGCAGATGTAAATAATGATATGGATGTTGCAAGAACTGAAATTTTTGGACCTGTTCTATCTGTTATCCCATTTGAAACAGAAGAAGAGGCAATTAAAATTGCAAATGATACTTCTTATGGATTAACAAACTATATTCAAACCCAAGACTCTGAAAAAGTTCAAAGAGTTGCTAGAAAATTAAGATCTGGAATGGTGGATGTTAATGGAGCCGGTATTGCAGTTGATGCACCCTTTGGAGGTTTTAAACACTCTGGTATTGGTAGAGAAGCAGGTGAACACGGTTTAGAAGAATTTTTAGAGGTAAAAGCTGTAGGTGGTTGGAGTTAATTTACCGATTTATCTTTTACACCTTCTAAAAATTTAAGGCATTTTTTCATTTCATTTAATTCTATGAACTCATCAATTTTGTGAGCTTGTTCTATAGATCCAGGTCCACAAACAACAGTACTGATTCCTAATTCTTGGAATAAACCAGCCTCCGTTCCAAAAGAAACTACCTCTCTGGAATTATCACCAGTTATATTTGATACAAATTCGCATGCTTCAGATTCATCTAATCTATTAAAACCAACCACTTCACCAATTGTTTCTTTTTTAATATAAGAATCTGGAAATACTTTTTTCATTTCTGGTAGAAGTACTTCATTTGCATATTTATCAATTTCATTTGTTACAAATTCTCCATCTTCTTTGACAACTGGTCTTGTTTCCCATTCAACACTACATTTGTCTGCAATGACATTATGAGCAATACCACCTTTAATGCCTCCAATTGATAAAGTTGAATGTGGAGGATCAAAAATACTATTTTCTTTAACTCTTTTTTTTAGCTCTTCTCTTATCTCTAAAAGTTTTCCTACATACCTAGTGGCATATTCTGCAGCATTTACTCCTAAATGTGGTTTTGAACTGTGTCCTGCTAGTCCTCCAAAGTGAACTGTATATTCATTCATGCCTTTGTGAGCATCTATTATTTTCATTGTAGTTGGTTCTCCAATTATACAAATTCCATTTTTGATATCTCTTTTTTTTAACTCCTCTATCAACAGAGGAGCACCAATACATGCAGTCTCTTCATCAAAAGTGTAACAGAAATGTAAGTCTCTATCTAAATTACTTTCTTTAAAGATTGGCGCATAAGCAAGTGTACATGCAATAAAACCTTTCATGTCACATGAGCCTCTTCCATAAAGTTTATCTTTTTTAATTGTTGCAACGAATGGATCGGTGCTCCAACCTTTAGAAACTGGAACTACATCAGTGTGTCCTGATAGAATGATTGGTTTTTTTGTACTTTGATTTTTTGCTTTTAAAGTTCCAAAAAGATTAACTCTTTTTTTATCATCATCGTAAACTTTGAAAGTATCTATTCCGATGTTATTTAAAATGTTTTCACAATAATCAATCAAATTACTATTATCTTGGCCTGAGATAGTTTTAAATGCAATTAAGTCAGTTAAAATCTTGATTGATTTTTCATATAAATTGTTATCTATACTCATATACTTAAAACACTATATTATATTATGATTAAAGAGCAAATTACCTATGACATTTTTGACAAAGTAGATATTAGAGTTGGCACTGTAATTTCAGTTAAAAAAAATGAAAAGGCTAGAAAACCATCTTTAGTAGTTGAAGTAGATTTTGGAAGTGAAATTGGCATCAAACAATCATCAGCTCAAATTACTCATTATTACAATGAGGAGAATTTAAAAGGAAAGCAGGTCATGGCAGTTTGTAATTTTCCTGAGAAAAATATTGCTGGTGTAGTTTCACAAGTATTGGTTTTAGGAGCAATAGATGCTGAAGGGAAAGTTACTTTAGTACACCCATCACAAAAAGCTGAGAATGGTTTACCAATTGCTTAGTAATGCATCCTGAAATTCTCTCGATAACTTTATTTGGAATTGTTGCTGCATTTACACCTGGTCCTAATAACTTTGTAGCTTTTTATTCTGGTTTTAACTTTGGTATAGTTAGAACACTTCCACATATAATCGGGGTTACACTAGGTTTTCCATTTTTGTTATTATGCCTAGCTTTAGGATTGATTAATATATTTAAGCTTTATCCTTTAATTCAAGAAATATTAAAATATTTAGGAACTCTATTTTTGATTTATTTAGCTTATAAAATTTCTTTTTCAGGTCCATCAAATCAAGAAAATAAAAATAAAAATCCGATTAAATTTCATGAAACTTTTATCTTTCAGTTTCTAAATCCAAAAGGTGTAATTGCATCTATAATTCTTGTATCTACTTATATAAACCCAGGAGAAACATTTATGAGTTATACGACTCAAATTCTTGTTATGGCTTTACTAGTTTCTGTAACGAGTATAACTCTTTGGACATTTTTGGGTAAATTCTTTAGGAAATTTGCGACAAATCAGAAATTTATTAATTATTTTAATTATGCTATGTCACTGCTTCTTTTAACAAGCATAATAACTTTTTATTTATAAAATATGACACCAGGAAACAAAAATTCTTATAATTCTCTTAAAAAAATTAACATCAACAAGAAAGAGTATAATTATTATTCATTAAGCGAAGCAGAAAAAAATGGGCTAGATGGAATTAATAAACTTCCAAAATCTCTAAAAGTTTTATTAGAAAATTTATTAAGATACGAAGATGATTTGAGTGTTACAAAATCTCAAATAGAAGCAATTAAAAATTGGCTGAAAACAAAAAAATCAAAAACTGAAATTGCATATAGACCTGCTAGAGTTTTGCTTCAAGATTACACAGGAATTCCTGCTGTTGCAGATTTAGCTGCAATGAGAGAGGCTGTTAAAGAAAAAAATAAAGATCCCAATACAATCAATCCATTATCAGCAGTTGATCTTGTAATTGATCATTCTGTTCAAGTTGATCAATCTGCAAAAGCAGATTCATTTGAAAAAAACGTAGATATTGAATTCAATAGAAATGGTGAGAGATATTCATTTTTAAAATGGGGACAACAAGCTTTTGATAATTTTAGAATTGTCCCTCCAGGAACAGGAATTTGTCATCAGGTAAATTTAGAATACTTATCTAAAGTAGTTTGGTCTGAAGAATTTAAAGGTGAGAAATATATATTTCCAGATACACTTGTCGGCACAGACAGCCATACAACGATGGTTAATGGACTTTCTGTTTTAGGCTGGGGAGTAGGTGGTATTGAAGCAGAAGCAGGAATGTTAGGCCAACCTATATCTATGTTGATACCTGAAGTGATTGGTTTTGAAGTTAAAAATAAAATGCCCGAAGGTACAACGGCAACAGATCTTGTTTTGACAGTGGTTAAAATGTTAAGAGATAAAGGTGTTGTTGGAAAATTTGTAGAATTTTATGGAGATGGTTTAAAAAATCTAACTCTTGCAGATAGAGCAACTATTGCAAATATGGCTCCAGAATACGGTGCTACTTGTGGTTTTTTTCCAATAGATGATGAAACTTTAAAATATTTAAAATTTTCAGGAAGAGATCAGCACACTGTTGAAGTAGTTGAAAAATATGCAAAAGAACAAGGTTTGTGGGCAAGTAACGATTTAGAGTTTACTGATGTAATTTCTTTGGACATGTCCACAGTTGTACCAACTATTTCTGGTCCAAAAAGACCTCAAGATAAAGTTTTGTTAACTGATGCACCAACTTCATTTAAAAAAGTTTTATCTGAAGCAACTAATAAAGATAAAAAATCAATATCAAAAGTTTCAAATACTGATTATGAAATTCAAGATGGTTCAATTTTAATTGCTGCTATAACTTCATGTACCAATACTTCAAATCCAAATGTTTTAATTGGAGCAGGTTTGCTTGCTAAAAAAGCTGTTGAGCATGGATTAGAAGTTAAGCCTTGGGTTAAAACATCATTAGCACCTGGATCTCAAGTAGTGACTGACTATTTAGAAAAAGCTGGTTTAAATACTTATTTAGATCAATTAGGTTTTAATTTAGTTGGATACGGATGCACTACTTGTATTGGAAACTCAGGACCATTACCTGAAAATATAGTAGAGGCAATCCAAAAAGAAAATATTCACGCCGTTTCTGTACTATCAGGAAATAGAAATTTTGAAGGAAGAATTTCCCCACATATTAAAGCAAACTATTTAGCTTCTCCACCATTAGTGGTTGCTTACGCAATTGCTGGACATATGGAGTTTGATTTATACAAAGACCCTCTTGGAAAAAGTAAAGATGGGAAAGATATATTTTTGAAAGATATTTGGCCATCAAATCAAGAAATAGAGGATACTTTAAAACAATCTTTGAATGCTGATATGTTTATCCAAAGATACTCAAATGTTTCCGACGGTCCTACTCAATGGCAACAAATTAAAACTGAAAAAAGCAGTATTTATAAATGGGATGAAGGTTCAACTTATGTAAAAAAACCTCCATTCTTTGAAGGTTTGTCTGATGAGCCAGAAGGATTTAAAGAAATTAAAGATGCAAGACCGTTATTAATATTAGGTGATATGATAACAACAGATCACATTTCACCAGCTGGAAGCATACAAAAAGATAGTCCGACTGGAGAATATTTTATGGAACATCAAATTTTACCTAAAGATTATAATTCTTACGGTTCAAGAAGGGGAAATCATGAAGTTATGATGAGAGGAACTTTTGCAAATATTAGAATTAGAAATGAAATGGCACCAGGAACTGAAGGTGGATTTACAAAATTATATCCTGAAGAAAAAGTAATGCCTGTTTATGATGCAGTTGTTGAGTATAAAAAAAGAGGAACTGATTTAGTAGTAATAGGTGGTAAAGAATATGGAACTGGCTCTTCGAGAGATTGGGCTGCTAAAGGAACTAAACTTTTAGGAGTAAAAGCAGTTATTGCTGAAAGCTTTGAAAGAATTCATAGATCAAATTTAATTGGAATGGGAATTTTACCACTGCAATTTAAAGATGGAGAAAACAGAAAAAGCTTAAATTTAGTTGGTTCAGAACTAATAAGTGTAGTTGATATTGAAAAAGGCATAAATCCTTCTGATGAAGTTGTTATAGAGATCAAATATATCTCTGGAGAAATTAAAAAAGTGAAGACTTTATCTAGAATAGATACTAAAAATGAAATGGAGTACTATAAAAATGGAGGAATTCTCCAATATGTGCTAAGGAACATGATTTGATATGGATGAAGATTTATCAATAATAAATGCAAATACTAGAAACGAAAAAATTAAGAACTTTTTTGTAAATAACAAAAAGGTTCTAATTTCTTCAGTTATTGTTTTAGTTTTGGTTGTAATAGGTGTTTACAGTTACGATAAATATACAACTGATAAAAAAAAACAGATATCTGATAATTTTAATGCAATTACGATCGATCATTCTGAAAATTCTAAAGACACAACTTTAAATAAATTGTTAGAGATAATTAATCAAAAAGATCCAACTTATTCTCCGCTCTCTCTTTATTTTATAATTGATAACAATCTCCTTTCAGATCAAAGCGAGGTTAATAAATTATTTGATGTCATAATCGATGAAACATCACTAGATAAAGAAATTAAAAATTTAGTTATCTATAAAAAAGCACTATTTAATGCAGATCAGGCAAATGAAGCTGATTTACTAAATATGCTAAATCCATTAATTAATTCAGAAAGTGTATGGAAATCGCACGCATTATACTTAATGGCCGAATATTTTTATGCACAAGATCAAAAACAAAAAGCAAAAGAATTTTTTCAACAAATAACGACTTTAGAAAATCCAAATCCAGATATAAGAATAGAATCAGAGAAAAGATTAAACAGAGATTTGAGTGATTAGACTATTAGCATTATTTATTACATTTTTTCTTCTAAATAATTGTTCTTTCAATGAAAATTCAAGAATTTGGAAAGACAAGGAAAAAGATTTATCAGAAAAAGAAAATGTAAAAAAAATATTTGCAGAGGAAGAGGTAAAAGCCTCTGAATTTAATCAAGAAGTTAAACTTGATTTATCTGGATTAAGAACAACCAACAAAATAATAGATAATACCAATAACTACGGCGCTCAAAGCTATGAGGGTCAATTAGAAAAAATTGGTAGTTTTAAATTTTCAAAGTTAGATGAAATAAATAATCTTAATTACAAGCCAATTTTCCTATCAGATGGATTAATTTTCTTTGATAAAAAGGGTACAATTATTAGATACGATAATAATAAAAAAGTGTTATGGAAAAAAAATCATTACACTAAGTCAGAAAAAAAATTAAGACCTAAGTTAAATTTTGCAATTAAAGAAAACAATATTTTAGTAACGGACAGTATTGCTAAATATTATTCGATTAATCTTGAAACAGGTGAATTGAATTGGACAAAAAATAACACCTATCCATTTAATTCAGATATCAAAAGTTATAAAAACAAAATTTTTGTAGTTGATTATAAAAATACTTTGAGATGTTATAAAATTGAAGATGGATCTGAATGTTGGAATTTACAAACAGAAGATTCTTTTACAATATCAAATGCAAAATATTCATTAATTGTAATTGATGAAATGGTGGTGTTTAGTAACTCAATTGGAGATATCACGGCAGTTGATGTTGAGACTGGATTAATCACTTGGCAGCTACCAACTCAAAGCAGCAGTATTATTAATGAAACTTATAATTTTAAAATATCAAAACTAGTATCAGATGGAAAATCTATCTTTTTTTCAAACAATAAAAATGAATTTTATTCAGTAGATGTTAAAACAGGAGTAGTTAATTGGATAAATGATTTAAATTCTAACATTACTCCTATAATTACTGGTAATTTGATTTTTACAGTTTCTAATGATGGATATTTGTATGTAGTTGAAAAAAACAAAGGCAACATTCTTAGAATTACAGATCTTTTTAAAAATTATAAAATTAAAAAAAGAAAAGAAATTGAACCAGTTGGTCTTGTTATAGGTAATACCAATCTATATTTAACAAATTCTGATGGAAAAATAATAATTGCTGATTTAAGTGAAGGAAAAGTTTTAAACGTAGAAAAAGTTTCTGGAGATATTGTTTCAGAACCATTTATATTTAATAATAATTTGTATGTAGTTAGAAACGGTTCTATCGTACAGTACAATTAAATATGATCTTGAAATTTTTAGAAAAGATCGGAAGAAAAAAAGTAGTTCTAGATAGAGGACCGTCACACCCAAAATTTGATCAAGCAAAACCGTGGATGAATAGATATTATGTGATATTCAGAAATAGACCTAAATGGTTTCCGTTTAATATATTGATTCATGAAATGTTAGATGATGATCATGGTGATGGGGTGCATAATCATTTATGCCCATACATTACTATAATATTAAGAGGAGGGTACTGGGAAACAACAAAAAATGGAAGATTTTGGCGAAAGCCTGGATACATTGGTTTTAGATCGGCAAATGCTTTTCATAGAGTTGATTTAGAACCAGGCACAAAACCAATGACAATATTTATTCCAGGACCATTTGGTTTACGAAAAGGACCACGATCAGAATATGGTATCGATTTTAAAACTAAAAGAAGTTAATGGCCTTACCTTTTGAAAAAGAATTTATATCTCACTGTAAAAAAAAAAATTTAGAAATTAATCCTAGTCAGATAGATTTAGTAAAAAAATTACAAGAATACTACGAGGGTAATTTTCAATCATTAATATCAAAAATTTTTCAAAGCCAATCTTTTAAAAAAGGATTTTATTTATATGGTGATGTTGGTGTAGGCAAAACAATGATTTTAGATTTCTTTTTTGATCAATTAGATCATAAGAAACTAAGGTCACATTTTAATGAGTTTATGTTGAGTTTTCATAATTTTGTTCACGAAAGAAAAGGTGGTAATCAAGAAAATATTATTAATGAATTTGTTAAAGATTTAAAATCAAAAGCATTGATAATTTACTTTGATGAGTTTCAAGTAACCAACATTGTTGATGCTATGATTTTAGGAAAATTATTTGATCAAATCTTCAAAGAAGATATAAAAATAATTGTAACTTCCAATACTAAAATCTCTGAGCTTTACAAAGATGGTCTTCAAAGAGATCAGTTCAAACCATTTATAAAAATAATGGAGGATCAATCTTTTCAATACGAACTTGTAATAGAAGATGACTATAGAAAATCTAATAATTCTCAAGATAGATACTTTTTTCCACTTGATGAAGAAACCAATTTTAAAATAAATAAATTTTTTAGAACTATTACTAAAGATAAAAATAAAACTGAGAAAATAATTAATGTAAAAGGAAGAAATTTTAAAATAGAAAATTTTTATGAAGGAGTGGCTAGATTTGATTTTAAAACATTATGTGACCAGAATTTAGGTGCAGAAGATTATTTAGAAATTATTAAAAATTGTGTTTTTATAGTAATCGATCAAATACCACAGTTTGATAATTTTAATTCTAACCAACAACAAAGATTTATAACTTTATTAGATATAATTTATGATAATAGTGTTCCAATTGCAGTAACAGCTAATCAAAGTTTGGATAAATTTACATCATCAAAACTATTAAAAAAACCATTTGAGAGAACAATCAGTAGATTATACGAATTAACATCTAATGTGATGAATTCATGAAACAAGAATTTTTTAATCTTCAAATAAACACAAATGGTCAAAAGTTATATGAATTTACAGATCAAACTCTTAATTGGATAAATGAAAATAATTTTAAGAATGGAATTTTAAATTTAAGTATTCAGCATACAAGTGCTTCTTTAATTGTACAGGAGAATGCCGACCCAGATGTACAAACTGATTTGATTAAATATTTTGATAAGTTAGCACCAATGGATAATTCGCTTTATATTCATACAACTGAAGGTAAAGATGATATGCCAGCTCATATAAAATCTGCTTTAACAAATAATCAAATTTCTCTTAGTATTAAAAATAAAGAATTATTACTGGGAACTTGGCAAGGTCTCTATCTGTTTGAACATAGATTAGTGTCTCAAAAAAGATCTATAATTCACCATTTTTTGGGAGAATAAGTTATTTTTTCTTCAGAGATTGAAATGCATCCAATGCAGCAGCTCTTGCTTTTTCATGAACAACTATTGGTTGTGGATAGTCTTTACCTATAATTGTTTTAATAGCTTCTTGATATTTGACTTCCATTTCCCAAGGTTTGTGAATAAATTTTGCAGGAACTTTATTTAATTCAGGAACCCATTTTTTTACATAAATTCCTTCCTTATCAAATTTTTCACCCTGAAGAATAGGATTAAAAATTCTAAAGTATGGCGCAGCATCTGCTCCACAACCTGCAACCCATTGCCATTGTGCTACATTATTAGCTTTATTAAAATCAAGTAAGCAATTTCTAAAATGCTTCTCTCCCTCTATCCAATTAATTCTCAAATGTTTTACCAAAAAGGATCCTACAACCATTCTAATTCTATTATGCATCCATCCAGTTTCGTATAATTCTCTCATACCAGCATCAACTATCGGATACCCTGTCATACCTTTTTTCCATGCTTTCAAAAATTTTTCATTTTTAGCCCATGGGAATTTATCAAATTCTTTTCTAAAGTTGCCTTTTAAAAACTCAGGAAAATAATTAATTAGACTATGAGAAAATTCTCTCCAACCAAGTTCATTTATATATTTTCTATATCCTATTCCTTTTGATTTTAGCTCACTACACTTTTTCCAAATTGTATTTACATGAATTTGACCAAATTTTAAATATGGGGACAACCTAGAAGTACCATTTATAGAAGGGATATCTCTATTAGTCCCATAATCTTTAATTTTATTTTCTAATAAATCTTTTAGAATTTTTTGAGAATCATTTTCTGAAACTTTCCAATATTTATCAAATTTTTCATACCATTTTTTAT is a window from the Candidatus Pelagibacter ubique HIMB140 genome containing:
- the speB gene encoding agmatinase, whose amino-acid sequence is MTKERNKNPIQPVSGTKVPRYAGPSTFARLPELRDVESCDVAIVGVPFDAGTSYRPGARFGPQSIRQASRHLRTNYHPSYDVEPFKIQQVADAGDIPCNPFSIDEAIKQIEEGATDLLNKVGGIISLGGDHTIAVPLLRAINKKNKGPVSLVHFDAHLDTWDTYFGAPYTHGTPFRRAREEGLFLDDASMHVGIRGPLYSRDDIKNDESFGFKIIHCDEFQTEGTDKIAERIRKRVGDNPLYLSIDIDVLDPAFAPGTGTPEIAGMTTREMVNVLRGLSGLNLVSADVVEVSPAYDHAEVTSLAAATIVYELTNLFAKS
- a CDS encoding aldehyde dehydrogenase family protein; translation: MLDKKNFYINGAWVKPNSTEEIKVIDPATEDNCAVITLGNKADVDLAVAAAKDAYESWAFSSKEERIALLEKLYENYKKRWADIAEAITLEMGAPKDFATKLQAGTGASHIKSFIRYLKNFEFEKPLGEHAPNQRLIYEPKGVCALITPWNWPMNQVCLKVMPAIAAGCTMVLKPSELAPLSSMILAEIIDEVKFPKGVFNLVNGDGATTGDALTSHPDINMISFTGSTRAGALISQNAAKDFKRVSLELGGKGANIIFKDADPEAIERGALRCFRNSGQSCNAPTRMLVEKSMYDEAIERLKKYTENFEVGDPKKEGEHIGPVISETQYNKIQTLIQKGIDEGAKLVAGGTGKPDGLDKGYFVKPTVFADVNNDMDVARTEIFGPVLSVIPFETEEEAIKIANDTSYGLTNYIQTQDSEKVQRVARKLRSGMVDVNGAGIAVDAPFGGFKHSGIGREAGEHGLEEFLEVKAVGGWS
- the argE gene encoding acetylornithine deacetylase, encoding MSIDNNLYEKSIKILTDLIAFKTISGQDNSNLIDYCENILNNIGIDTFKVYDDDKKRVNLFGTLKAKNQSTKKPIILSGHTDVVPVSKGWSTDPFVATIKKDKLYGRGSCDMKGFIACTLAYAPIFKESNLDRDLHFCYTFDEETACIGAPLLIEELKKRDIKNGICIIGEPTTMKIIDAHKGMNEYTVHFGGLAGHSSKPHLGVNAAEYATRYVGKLLEIREELKKRVKENSIFDPPHSTLSIGGIKGGIAHNVIADKCSVEWETRPVVKEDGEFVTNEIDKYANEVLLPEMKKVFPDSYIKKETIGEVVGFNRLDESEACEFVSNITGDNSREVVSFGTEAGLFQELGISTVVCGPGSIEQAHKIDEFIELNEMKKCLKFLEGVKDKSVN
- a CDS encoding tRNA-binding protein, whose product is MKEQITYDIFDKVDIRVGTVISVKKNEKARKPSLVVEVDFGSEIGIKQSSAQITHYYNEENLKGKQVMAVCNFPEKNIAGVVSQVLVLGAIDAEGKVTLVHPSQKAENGLPIA
- a CDS encoding LysE family translocator is translated as MHPEILSITLFGIVAAFTPGPNNFVAFYSGFNFGIVRTLPHIIGVTLGFPFLLLCLALGLINIFKLYPLIQEILKYLGTLFLIYLAYKISFSGPSNQENKNKNPIKFHETFIFQFLNPKGVIASIILVSTYINPGETFMSYTTQILVMALLVSVTSITLWTFLGKFFRKFATNQKFINYFNYAMSLLLLTSIITFYL
- the acnA gene encoding aconitate hydratase AcnA, translating into MTPGNKNSYNSLKKININKKEYNYYSLSEAEKNGLDGINKLPKSLKVLLENLLRYEDDLSVTKSQIEAIKNWLKTKKSKTEIAYRPARVLLQDYTGIPAVADLAAMREAVKEKNKDPNTINPLSAVDLVIDHSVQVDQSAKADSFEKNVDIEFNRNGERYSFLKWGQQAFDNFRIVPPGTGICHQVNLEYLSKVVWSEEFKGEKYIFPDTLVGTDSHTTMVNGLSVLGWGVGGIEAEAGMLGQPISMLIPEVIGFEVKNKMPEGTTATDLVLTVVKMLRDKGVVGKFVEFYGDGLKNLTLADRATIANMAPEYGATCGFFPIDDETLKYLKFSGRDQHTVEVVEKYAKEQGLWASNDLEFTDVISLDMSTVVPTISGPKRPQDKVLLTDAPTSFKKVLSEATNKDKKSISKVSNTDYEIQDGSILIAAITSCTNTSNPNVLIGAGLLAKKAVEHGLEVKPWVKTSLAPGSQVVTDYLEKAGLNTYLDQLGFNLVGYGCTTCIGNSGPLPENIVEAIQKENIHAVSVLSGNRNFEGRISPHIKANYLASPPLVVAYAIAGHMEFDLYKDPLGKSKDGKDIFLKDIWPSNQEIEDTLKQSLNADMFIQRYSNVSDGPTQWQQIKTEKSSIYKWDEGSTYVKKPPFFEGLSDEPEGFKEIKDARPLLILGDMITTDHISPAGSIQKDSPTGEYFMEHQILPKDYNSYGSRRGNHEVMMRGTFANIRIRNEMAPGTEGGFTKLYPEEKVMPVYDAVVEYKKRGTDLVVIGGKEYGTGSSRDWAAKGTKLLGVKAVIAESFERIHRSNLIGMGILPLQFKDGENRKSLNLVGSELISVVDIEKGINPSDEVVIEIKYISGEIKKVKTLSRIDTKNEMEYYKNGGILQYVLRNMI
- a CDS encoding tetratricopeptide repeat protein, whose translation is MDEDLSIINANTRNEKIKNFFVNNKKVLISSVIVLVLVVIGVYSYDKYTTDKKKQISDNFNAITIDHSENSKDTTLNKLLEIINQKDPTYSPLSLYFIIDNNLLSDQSEVNKLFDVIIDETSLDKEIKNLVIYKKALFNADQANEADLLNMLNPLINSESVWKSHALYLMAEYFYAQDQKQKAKEFFQQITTLENPNPDIRIESEKRLNRDLSD
- a CDS encoding PQQ-binding-like beta-propeller repeat protein, producing the protein MIRLLALFITFFLLNNCSFNENSRIWKDKEKDLSEKENVKKIFAEEEVKASEFNQEVKLDLSGLRTTNKIIDNTNNYGAQSYEGQLEKIGSFKFSKLDEINNLNYKPIFLSDGLIFFDKKGTIIRYDNNKKVLWKKNHYTKSEKKLRPKLNFAIKENNILVTDSIAKYYSINLETGELNWTKNNTYPFNSDIKSYKNKIFVVDYKNTLRCYKIEDGSECWNLQTEDSFTISNAKYSLIVIDEMVVFSNSIGDITAVDVETGLITWQLPTQSSSIINETYNFKISKLVSDGKSIFFSNNKNEFYSVDVKTGVVNWINDLNSNITPIITGNLIFTVSNDGYLYVVEKNKGNILRITDLFKNYKIKKRKEIEPVGLVIGNTNLYLTNSDGKIIIADLSEGKVLNVEKVSGDIVSEPFIFNNNLYVVRNGSIVQYN
- the zapE gene encoding cell division protein ZapE → MALPFEKEFISHCKKKNLEINPSQIDLVKKLQEYYEGNFQSLISKIFQSQSFKKGFYLYGDVGVGKTMILDFFFDQLDHKKLRSHFNEFMLSFHNFVHERKGGNQENIINEFVKDLKSKALIIYFDEFQVTNIVDAMILGKLFDQIFKEDIKIIVTSNTKISELYKDGLQRDQFKPFIKIMEDQSFQYELVIEDDYRKSNNSQDRYFFPLDEETNFKINKFFRTITKDKNKTEKIINVKGRNFKIENFYEGVARFDFKTLCDQNLGAEDYLEIIKNCVFIVIDQIPQFDNFNSNQQQRFITLLDIIYDNSVPIAVTANQSLDKFTSSKLLKKPFERTISRLYELTSNVMNS
- a CDS encoding secondary thiamine-phosphate synthase enzyme YjbQ, with protein sequence MKQEFFNLQINTNGQKLYEFTDQTLNWINENNFKNGILNLSIQHTSASLIVQENADPDVQTDLIKYFDKLAPMDNSLYIHTTEGKDDMPAHIKSALTNNQISLSIKNKELLLGTWQGLYLFEHRLVSQKRSIIHHFLGE